One genomic window of Terriglobales bacterium includes the following:
- a CDS encoding NAD(P)(+) transhydrogenase (Re/Si-specific) subunit beta, with the protein MTDQPIIQIVYLIASALFILSLHWMSSPATARRGVQAGELGMLLAIGGTLLHRGIVDYKWIAIALVLGTIIGIPLGRVQMTAVPQRTALSHAFGALCVTLVGTAEFYLRTPDVPPFMMAVLSAEVILGSLTFTGSLMAAGKLQEILPQRPITYRGQNFVNLSLLAVAVGIAVHLVKHPESEHLFPVMLGIPLVFGVLMVIPIGGADMPTVISLLNSYAGLSAAAMGFVVDSKLLIIAGALDGSSGFILSVIMSKAMNRSFTNVLFGAFGQVQTSVTAGQEATPVRSATPEEASAILSAANKVVVVPGYGMAVAQAQHKVRELYDLLTKRGVDVRFAIHPVAGRMPGHMNVLLAEADIPYDRLIEMDEINGDFPQTDVALVIGANDVTNPAARTDSASPIYGMPILDVDKARTVMVIKRGMSPGFAGIDNPLYYLDSTLMLFGDAKAFVGSIVNELGGRGHG; encoded by the coding sequence ATGACCGATCAGCCCATCATTCAGATCGTCTATCTGATCGCCAGCGCACTTTTTATCCTTTCGCTTCACTGGATGAGTTCGCCGGCAACGGCGCGGCGTGGCGTTCAGGCTGGCGAGCTTGGCATGCTGCTGGCAATCGGCGGAACGTTATTGCACCGCGGCATCGTGGACTACAAATGGATCGCTATCGCCCTGGTACTGGGAACGATCATCGGAATCCCGCTCGGGCGCGTGCAGATGACGGCAGTCCCCCAACGGACAGCTTTGAGTCACGCCTTCGGAGCGCTGTGCGTCACTTTGGTCGGCACCGCAGAGTTCTATTTGCGAACTCCCGACGTTCCACCATTCATGATGGCCGTGCTCTCGGCTGAGGTCATTTTGGGATCGTTGACCTTTACCGGCAGCCTGATGGCCGCGGGCAAGCTCCAGGAAATTCTGCCCCAGAGGCCGATCACCTATCGTGGCCAGAATTTCGTAAATCTTTCCTTGCTAGCGGTCGCGGTTGGAATCGCCGTTCACCTGGTGAAGCATCCGGAATCGGAGCATCTTTTCCCGGTCATGCTGGGGATTCCGCTGGTTTTTGGCGTGCTCATGGTCATCCCCATTGGCGGCGCCGATATGCCGACGGTGATCTCCTTACTCAACTCCTATGCTGGTCTTTCGGCTGCGGCAATGGGATTCGTGGTTGATAGCAAGCTGTTGATCATCGCCGGGGCCCTGGACGGTTCCTCCGGCTTCATTCTGTCAGTAATCATGTCCAAGGCCATGAACCGTTCGTTTACCAACGTTCTATTCGGCGCTTTTGGACAAGTGCAAACCTCAGTCACCGCTGGGCAGGAAGCAACGCCGGTTCGAAGCGCCACTCCGGAAGAAGCCAGCGCAATCCTTTCCGCAGCCAACAAGGTTGTAGTGGTACCGGGCTACGGCATGGCGGTCGCCCAAGCGCAGCACAAAGTTCGCGAGCTCTATGACCTCCTTACCAAACGCGGCGTTGACGTGCGCTTCGCCATCCACCCCGTCGCCGGCCGCATGCCGGGGCACATGAACGTCCTGCTCGCGGAGGCAGACATTCCCTATGATCGCCTAATCGAGATGGACGAAATCAATGGCGATTTTCCTCAAACCGATGTCGCCCTGGTCATCGGTGCTAACGACGTCACGAATCCAGCCGCGCGGACTGATTCCGCCAGTCCCATCTACGGAATGCCTATTCTCGACGTGGACAAAGCCCGCACGGTGATGGTGATTAAGCGCGGTATGAGCCCGGGCTTCGCCGGCATAGATAATCCGCTCTATTATCTGGATAGCACTCTGATGTTGTTCGGTGATGCCAAAGCGTTTGTGGGCAGCATTGTGAATGAGCTTGGCGGGAGAGGCCATGGATGA
- a CDS encoding DNA starvation/stationary phase protection protein produces the protein MAKKESRGNHKQNIISAQPRLHQKAREIQAYGTVEFLLPLDLEEPVRLEMTEQLNVLLADTMTLRDLYKKSHWQVAGPTFYQLHLLFDKHFDEQVELVDAIAERIQLLGGVSIAMAPDVAETTRIERPPRGREEVPVQLSRLLDAHKVVISGTRKLARRASTLGDDGTNDLLISEVLRTNELQVWFLSEHLVNVPLVEAEDPGLKSRSA, from the coding sequence ATGGCGAAGAAAGAATCTCGCGGAAATCACAAACAGAATATCATCAGCGCGCAACCTCGGCTTCATCAGAAAGCGCGCGAAATTCAGGCATATGGCACGGTCGAGTTCCTGCTGCCCCTCGATCTGGAAGAGCCCGTTCGTCTGGAGATGACCGAGCAGCTCAACGTGCTATTGGCCGATACCATGACCTTGCGCGACTTGTACAAGAAATCGCACTGGCAGGTTGCCGGCCCAACTTTTTATCAACTGCATCTGCTCTTCGACAAGCACTTCGATGAGCAGGTGGAACTCGTAGATGCGATCGCCGAGCGCATCCAGTTGCTGGGCGGCGTCAGCATCGCCATGGCGCCGGACGTGGCGGAAACCACTCGCATCGAACGTCCTCCCCGCGGTCGCGAAGAGGTTCCCGTGCAGCTTTCCCGCCTGCTGGACGCTCACAAGGTCGTGATCTCAGGCACTCGAAAACTGGCTCGCCGTGCTTCCACTCTGGGCGACGACGGCACGAACGACCTGCTGATTAGCGAGGTTCTCCGCACCAACGAGCTGCAGGTCTGGTTTTTGAGCGAGCACCTGGTGAATGTGCCGCTGGTGGAAGCGGAAGATCCCGGTCTGAAATCGCGTTCCGCCTAA
- a CDS encoding antibiotic biosynthesis monooxygenase: MFARMLELVVKPEKKPELFKRVKEEILPILNRYDGFVDILAFENETEPTKAVTITLWHTKANAERYEREFFPKVKQIVEPYLMVPVTVKYFKLETTISDRLLSAVAA; the protein is encoded by the coding sequence ATGTTCGCACGCATGTTGGAACTGGTCGTAAAACCGGAGAAGAAACCCGAACTGTTCAAGAGAGTGAAAGAAGAAATTCTTCCCATCCTGAACAGATATGACGGTTTCGTGGACATCCTCGCATTTGAAAACGAGACCGAGCCCACGAAGGCTGTCACCATTACGCTCTGGCACACCAAGGCAAACGCCGAGCGTTATGAGCGGGAGTTCTTCCCCAAGGTGAAGCAGATCGTTGAGCCGTACCTGATGGTTCCGGTCACGGTAAAGTATTTCAAGCTGGAGACCACCATCTCGGACAGGCTGCTCTCCGCAGTTGCGGCTTGA
- a CDS encoding polyphosphate kinase 2 family protein — protein MKNLKQYLVKPGKKVKLADLDPGYTADVKDSKHADKLLEKHRQRLFDLQELLYAEDKHAFLVVLQGLDAAGKDGTIRHIFTGLNPQGCTVTPFKQPVGEETQHDYLWRVHKAAPKRGMIGIFNRSHYEEVLVVRVHQHLSRGELKRRFEHINDFERLLAETGTTIVKFFLHISREEQAKRLLARLEHPKKYWKVNEGDLIERKFWDQYEDAYEDVFHHCSTKYAPWYIIPADKKWFRNVVISRILVETLKGLKMDYPKQPQWQPFPALSTSKSQARLSR, from the coding sequence ATGAAAAACCTGAAGCAGTATCTGGTGAAGCCGGGCAAAAAGGTAAAGCTTGCAGACTTAGATCCCGGCTATACCGCAGACGTGAAGGATTCGAAGCACGCCGACAAGTTGCTGGAGAAGCATCGCCAGCGGTTGTTTGACCTGCAGGAGCTGCTCTACGCAGAAGATAAGCACGCTTTCCTGGTAGTGCTTCAGGGGCTGGATGCAGCCGGCAAAGATGGCACCATCCGCCACATTTTCACTGGCCTGAACCCACAAGGCTGCACTGTTACGCCGTTCAAACAACCTGTAGGCGAAGAGACGCAGCACGATTACCTGTGGCGCGTCCACAAGGCGGCACCAAAGCGCGGAATGATTGGTATTTTTAACCGGTCACATTACGAAGAGGTGCTGGTGGTGCGCGTACATCAGCACTTGTCGCGCGGCGAACTCAAGCGCAGGTTCGAGCACATCAACGACTTTGAGCGGCTGTTGGCCGAGACTGGTACTACGATTGTTAAGTTCTTCCTCCACATCAGCCGCGAGGAGCAAGCGAAGCGGTTGCTAGCGCGCCTGGAGCACCCCAAGAAATACTGGAAGGTCAACGAGGGCGATCTGATTGAGCGTAAGTTCTGGGATCAATACGAGGATGCTTATGAGGATGTTTTTCACCACTGCAGCACGAAGTACGCGCCTTGGTACATTATCCCGGCCGACAAGAAATGGTTTCGCAACGTCGTAATCTCGCGGATTCTGGTGGAAACACTAAAGGGTTTAAAGATGGATTATCCCAAGCAGCCGCAATGGCAGCCGTTTCCCGCCCTCAGCACGTCCAAAAGTCAAGCTCGGCTATCACGCTAA
- a CDS encoding c-type cytochrome — MFQRALFVLFVFCSFATLLASAQSGQWLTYGHDLQRSGFTPEERAFSPANVSQLGLIWKTVVPNQPLSMNGLTAPLVVRGVKTPGGNKNLVIVAGSSDHMFALDAETGELVWKTEVAGEDPRPGASTWLCPYSLNATPVIDPARSRVFVIASDGRLHTLALADGSVLIPPIQFVPAFSKMWSLNYSGGVLYTSLSQDCNNVRSGIVALDPEAPGKPVVRFYSAGQCEKSFCGAGIWGRGGPSIDFDGFIYGAAGDADFKPEANAFGDTILKLVPRTLQLAGYYTPSNWEYLTRRDLDMSTSTPVIFRWRDRVLTAVGGKEGAIYVADIATMSGPDHHAPAYISPRYTNKEQTFEKNGIWGEMSVWKDNTGQTWLYVPSWGLPTEAAQFPQSYGPVKAGSIMAFKIVAGAQAKPVLQPAWISRDISVPDPVSIAGGVAFVLGTGENTEQVRNGDISQLLEKRELRNQGHAILYALDARTGRELWSSGDTIAGWTHFSGLAVADDKILATTHDGAVYAFALRAPGAPAPRTTIVPGPPPPTSTVEAAPETPKAEPRPATVPECGDTNALFAKTCASCHGAEGRGVSAVHTPNFTDPAWQRAKGDAELLDAVKNGTDGGMPAFGDKLTAEQIDRLVHCMVRGFAKPQAR; from the coding sequence GTGTTTCAACGAGCACTATTTGTTCTTTTTGTATTTTGTTCTTTTGCGACTTTGTTAGCGTCGGCACAATCCGGCCAGTGGCTCACCTACGGACACGATCTCCAACGCTCAGGATTCACCCCGGAGGAGCGGGCGTTCTCCCCCGCGAATGTGTCCCAGCTGGGACTGATATGGAAGACGGTAGTTCCTAACCAGCCATTGTCAATGAACGGGCTGACGGCGCCCCTGGTGGTGCGCGGAGTAAAGACCCCGGGTGGTAACAAGAATCTGGTGATCGTTGCCGGGAGCTCCGACCACATGTTTGCGCTCGATGCCGAGACAGGAGAGTTGGTATGGAAGACCGAGGTCGCTGGCGAGGATCCCCGTCCGGGCGCAAGCACCTGGCTTTGCCCTTATTCCCTTAATGCCACGCCAGTCATTGATCCTGCCCGAAGTCGGGTTTTCGTTATTGCGAGCGACGGTCGCCTGCACACGCTCGCGCTCGCGGATGGCAGCGTGCTTATTCCCCCCATTCAGTTCGTTCCCGCATTCTCCAAGATGTGGAGCCTCAACTATTCAGGGGGTGTGCTCTACACCAGTCTCTCGCAAGACTGCAACAACGTGCGTTCAGGGATCGTCGCTCTTGACCCGGAGGCGCCCGGAAAACCTGTCGTCAGGTTCTACAGTGCGGGCCAATGCGAAAAATCCTTTTGCGGTGCCGGGATCTGGGGACGCGGCGGACCTTCCATTGATTTCGACGGTTTCATTTACGGCGCGGCCGGAGACGCCGATTTCAAGCCCGAGGCCAACGCTTTTGGCGACACCATCCTCAAACTGGTGCCGCGCACGCTACAGCTTGCCGGCTATTACACCCCCTCAAACTGGGAATATCTAACCCGTCGCGACCTGGATATGAGCACATCCACACCGGTGATCTTTCGCTGGCGCGATCGCGTGCTCACCGCTGTGGGTGGAAAAGAGGGCGCCATCTATGTGGCCGATATCGCCACCATGTCTGGCCCAGATCATCATGCTCCCGCTTATATTTCTCCCCGCTACACGAACAAGGAACAAACGTTCGAAAAGAACGGCATCTGGGGCGAGATGAGCGTATGGAAGGACAACACCGGCCAGACCTGGCTGTATGTTCCCTCATGGGGATTGCCCACAGAAGCCGCCCAGTTCCCGCAATCCTACGGTCCGGTCAAAGCAGGCAGCATAATGGCCTTTAAGATAGTCGCCGGAGCCCAAGCCAAACCTGTGCTGCAGCCTGCGTGGATTTCAAGAGACATCTCCGTCCCCGACCCGGTTTCAATTGCCGGAGGAGTGGCTTTTGTCCTCGGCACGGGCGAGAACACGGAGCAGGTTCGCAACGGAGACATCTCACAGCTGCTCGAAAAGCGCGAGCTACGTAATCAAGGTCACGCAATTCTGTACGCGCTCGACGCCCGCACCGGCCGCGAACTCTGGTCTAGTGGTGACACGATCGCCGGCTGGACGCATTTTTCTGGCCTCGCCGTGGCTGACGATAAAATACTTGCCACCACTCACGACGGCGCCGTCTACGCCTTCGCATTGCGCGCTCCGGGCGCTCCCGCGCCCCGGACGACCATTGTTCCCGGGCCGCCTCCCCCAACCAGTACGGTGGAAGCTGCTCCCGAAACTCCTAAAGCCGAACCTCGACCGGCAACGGTCCCAGAATGCGGCGATACCAACGCTCTTTTTGCCAAAACGTGCGCGTCCTGTCATGGCGCTGAGGGACGGGGAGTTTCGGCAGTGCATACTCCGAACTTTACCGATCCGGCATGGCAGCGCGCCAAAGGCGACGCTGAGCTTCTGGACGCGGTGAAGAACGGGACCGACGGTGGCATGCCCGCCTTCGGCGACAAGCTAACCGCAGAGCAAATAGATCGCCTGGTTCACTGCATGGTGCGCGGCTTCGCCAAACCACAGGCACGCTGA
- a CDS encoding Re/Si-specific NAD(P)(+) transhydrogenase subunit alpha — MPKETYPGERRVALVPMVLPTLSKAGFEVVIEAGAGEQAGYPDRFYAEKGARILAERAAVFSAADIVVQILCYGSNDVSGKADLPLLRREQVLIGFLRPMGSLEITRQIAQTGVTSFAVELVPRTTRAQSMDALSSMGTICGYKAVLLAADQLPRLFPMLTTAAGTITPARVFVIGAGVAGLQAIATARRLGAVASAYDLRPAAKEQVQSLGGRFVELPVEAKDAQDERGYARAQDDTFYQRQRELLGSVVRESDVVITAAVIPGKKSPVLVTREMVKGMAPGSVILDLAAERGGNCELTRTGQTVVEDGVTIIGAINLASGVPYHASQMYARNVTAFLLHLVKNGKLQLDQDDEIIRDTLVTAAGEIVNPRVREFFSLPPLVPAEQLEGR, encoded by the coding sequence AGCAAAGCTGGGTTCGAAGTCGTCATCGAAGCCGGTGCAGGTGAGCAGGCAGGATACCCGGACCGTTTTTACGCCGAAAAGGGAGCCAGGATTCTCGCTGAGCGCGCGGCGGTGTTCAGCGCCGCCGATATCGTGGTGCAGATCCTTTGCTACGGATCGAATGATGTAAGCGGCAAGGCCGATCTGCCGCTTCTTCGTCGGGAGCAGGTCCTGATTGGATTTCTTCGCCCAATGGGCTCACTCGAAATTACCCGGCAAATTGCCCAAACCGGTGTGACCTCGTTTGCGGTTGAGTTAGTTCCGCGGACCACCCGTGCGCAAAGCATGGACGCCCTCTCCTCCATGGGCACGATCTGCGGTTACAAAGCTGTGTTGCTGGCTGCGGACCAACTGCCGAGGCTCTTTCCTATGCTCACTACAGCCGCCGGAACCATCACTCCCGCTCGCGTTTTTGTGATCGGTGCCGGGGTGGCCGGGCTCCAGGCCATTGCCACGGCGCGTCGGCTGGGCGCGGTCGCGTCAGCCTACGATCTCCGGCCCGCGGCCAAAGAACAAGTGCAGAGCCTGGGCGGCAGATTCGTCGAGCTTCCCGTAGAGGCCAAGGATGCTCAGGATGAGCGCGGCTATGCACGCGCTCAGGACGATACTTTCTACCAGCGCCAACGTGAACTTCTGGGCAGCGTAGTGCGGGAGAGCGATGTGGTGATCACCGCCGCCGTTATCCCCGGCAAAAAATCGCCAGTGCTGGTGACGCGCGAGATGGTGAAGGGAATGGCTCCGGGTTCGGTGATTCTCGACTTGGCAGCTGAGCGCGGCGGCAACTGCGAACTCACCCGCACCGGTCAGACGGTTGTCGAGGACGGCGTCACCATTATTGGCGCCATTAACCTCGCCAGCGGCGTGCCCTACCATGCCAGCCAGATGTATGCCCGCAACGTCACAGCCTTCCTGCTGCACCTCGTCAAAAATGGGAAGCTTCAGCTCGACCAGGATGACGAAATCATTCGCGACACGCTGGTCACTGCCGCCGGCGAGATCGTAAATCCACGCGTGCGCGAGTTTTTCTCGCTGCCGCCCCTGGTTCCGGCAGAACAATTGGAGGGACGATGA
- a CDS encoding NAD(P) transhydrogenase subunit alpha — protein sequence MSTDVINLLFIFMLAGFIGFEVIRRVSPLLHTPLMSLTNALDAIAVVGALVIVGEHKSRLSTILGTIAVIAATSNVVGGFLITDRMLKMFKTARPPKS from the coding sequence ATGAGCACCGATGTAATTAATTTGCTGTTCATCTTCATGCTGGCTGGGTTTATCGGCTTTGAAGTCATCCGCCGGGTTTCACCGTTGCTCCATACCCCACTGATGTCCCTGACCAATGCTCTCGATGCGATTGCGGTGGTCGGAGCGTTGGTCATCGTCGGCGAACACAAGAGCAGGTTGTCCACAATTCTGGGAACGATCGCTGTCATCGCGGCCACCAGCAACGTAGTGGGCGGATTCCTGATCACCGATCGAATGCTCAAGATGTTCAAGACCGCCCGCCCACCCAAATCATGA
- a CDS encoding ABC-F family ATP-binding cassette domain-containing protein, with translation MIQLSAAGKRFGPKILFENLDWLITPRDRIGLVGANGTGKSTLLKVLAGLESLDYGSMTAMKGITAGYLPQDGLTLSGRTVFEECMSVFDDLHAMEREMESLTTRMSEVDHTSAEYDQIADRFHRIQGEFHARDGYALEAQVGAVLVGLGFGKEDWTRRTEEFSGGWQMRLAMAKLLLQKPNLLLLDEPTNHLDLEARNWLEEYLEEYPYAYVLISHDRYFLDVTVSKTAEIWNKRVTFYTGNYEQFLKQKNERKTQLEAAYRNQRDRIEQLEVFINRFRYQATKAKQVQSRIKELERIERIEVPPDEKTIHFSFPQPKPSGRIVAEFKGVAKSYGAKEVFRGVDFVIERGDRVALVGVNGAGKSTMIKLLAGAEPVTAGELRLGHNVEPDYFAQDQYKELNPDARMLDDIWQVARHSTQTELRNLLGCFLFSADDVFKRLGVLSGGERNRYALARMLLQPSNFLLLDEPTNHLDLRAKDVLLEALEKFKGTVVFVSHDRYFIDKLATRVFEIGAGEVHVFPGNYEDYLWRKQNRGEIPATMPEAAATKPSGNGNSAESVSPPKPKKPKINPYKLREMEDRRKELELEISRAEKDISEFEQGVLTFVSAEETVRLTTRLEERRRELSEMLAEWEQVSQSLESVN, from the coding sequence ATGATTCAACTATCCGCGGCCGGAAAGCGCTTCGGCCCTAAAATTCTCTTCGAAAATCTCGATTGGCTGATCACGCCCCGCGATCGCATAGGCCTGGTGGGCGCGAACGGCACCGGGAAATCTACGCTCCTCAAGGTCCTCGCGGGCCTGGAATCGCTCGACTATGGCTCCATGACGGCCATGAAGGGGATCACCGCAGGATACCTTCCGCAGGACGGGCTAACTCTCTCCGGGCGCACTGTATTTGAAGAGTGCATGTCCGTATTCGATGACTTGCATGCCATGGAGCGGGAGATGGAGTCGCTCACCACCCGCATGTCTGAGGTGGACCATACCAGTGCCGAGTACGACCAGATTGCCGACCGGTTCCACCGCATTCAGGGCGAGTTCCATGCGCGCGACGGATATGCCCTAGAGGCGCAAGTCGGGGCAGTGCTGGTGGGACTGGGTTTTGGCAAAGAAGACTGGACACGGCGCACAGAAGAATTTAGCGGCGGCTGGCAAATGCGGCTCGCCATGGCCAAGCTGCTGCTGCAAAAGCCGAACCTGTTATTGCTGGACGAACCGACGAACCACCTGGATCTTGAAGCCCGCAACTGGCTGGAGGAGTACCTGGAAGAGTATCCGTATGCCTATGTGCTGATTTCACACGATCGTTATTTCCTCGACGTGACCGTCAGCAAGACCGCGGAAATCTGGAACAAGCGGGTGACCTTCTATACGGGAAATTACGAGCAATTCCTGAAGCAGAAAAACGAGCGCAAGACGCAACTGGAAGCCGCATACCGGAACCAACGTGACCGGATCGAGCAGCTGGAAGTATTTATCAATCGCTTCCGTTACCAGGCCACCAAGGCGAAGCAGGTACAGAGCCGTATTAAGGAGCTGGAACGAATCGAGCGCATCGAGGTCCCGCCGGACGAGAAGACGATCCACTTTTCATTTCCGCAGCCCAAGCCCAGTGGGCGCATTGTCGCGGAATTCAAAGGAGTGGCCAAGAGTTATGGCGCGAAGGAAGTTTTTCGTGGGGTGGACTTCGTTATAGAACGCGGCGACCGCGTGGCCCTGGTGGGCGTGAACGGAGCCGGCAAATCCACCATGATCAAGTTGCTGGCCGGCGCTGAACCGGTGACTGCAGGCGAACTGCGCCTGGGCCACAACGTGGAGCCGGACTACTTCGCGCAGGACCAGTACAAGGAACTCAATCCGGACGCGCGCATGCTCGATGACATTTGGCAGGTGGCGCGCCATTCCACCCAGACGGAGTTGCGCAACCTGCTGGGGTGCTTTCTTTTCTCGGCGGACGATGTTTTCAAACGGCTCGGGGTGCTCTCCGGCGGGGAGCGAAATCGGTATGCCCTGGCCCGCATGCTGCTGCAGCCCTCGAATTTTCTTCTGCTGGATGAGCCCACGAACCACCTCGATCTGCGGGCTAAAGATGTGCTGCTGGAAGCATTGGAGAAATTCAAAGGCACCGTGGTATTCGTCTCGCACGACCGCTACTTCATAGACAAACTCGCGACTCGTGTGTTCGAGATTGGCGCCGGAGAGGTACACGTTTTCCCCGGAAACTACGAAGACTACCTATGGCGGAAGCAGAACCGAGGAGAGATCCCTGCCACCATGCCGGAGGCGGCTGCCACCAAGCCATCCGGGAATGGCAACTCGGCCGAGTCAGTCTCGCCGCCAAAACCAAAAAAGCCAAAGATCAACCCCTATAAACTGCGCGAGATGGAAGATCGGCGCAAGGAACTCGAACTAGAGATCTCACGCGCCGAGAAAGACATTAGCGAGTTCGAGCAAGGTGTCTTGACCTTCGTAAGCGCCGAAGAGACTGTCCGGCTGACAACTCGGCTCGAGGAGCGCCGCCGCGAGCTCAGCGAGATGCTAGCGGAGTGGGAACAAGTTTCGCAATCTCTGGAGAGCGTGAACTAG
- a CDS encoding sugar phosphate isomerase/epimerase family protein, which produces MSEFSRRDFLRRSAGLAAVAGASVVPGVTAIAGRLTPNNHSVPDITFPAKKHDRIAVASWPFRMYMESPYNTEYRDPKLKGMDLTEFPAHVRDRFGVHNIEPLSMHFRSTDPDYLHEFRTAVEKAGSHIVDIPMGGQESYYDADPEVRKKAVELGKKWVDVAVAVGSPSIRNHIGGAKSSAPNVEVTAKGLKQVAEYGASKNVVVNLENDDLTSEDAFFIVKVIEKVNSPWLRALPDFCNSMMGGNADFNYRAVAAMFKHAYNICHVKDSEVGDKGKVERVDVPKTFGILKASGFRGYCSMEWEGAGDPYHGTQQLIAATLKYL; this is translated from the coding sequence ATGAGCGAGTTTTCGCGACGGGATTTTCTGCGTCGGTCAGCAGGCCTGGCGGCAGTGGCAGGAGCCAGCGTCGTGCCGGGTGTTACTGCGATAGCGGGGCGACTTACACCTAACAATCACTCCGTACCAGACATTACATTTCCGGCCAAAAAGCATGATCGCATAGCGGTTGCCTCCTGGCCATTTCGCATGTACATGGAAAGCCCGTACAACACCGAGTACCGCGATCCAAAGCTTAAAGGAATGGACCTCACGGAGTTCCCCGCCCACGTGCGAGACCGATTTGGCGTCCACAACATTGAGCCGTTAAGCATGCATTTCCGCTCCACAGATCCCGATTACCTGCACGAATTTCGCACTGCGGTGGAGAAGGCCGGCTCCCACATAGTCGATATTCCGATGGGCGGGCAGGAGAGCTATTACGATGCCGATCCGGAAGTCAGGAAGAAAGCGGTAGAGCTGGGAAAGAAATGGGTGGATGTCGCAGTGGCCGTTGGCTCGCCCAGTATTAGAAACCACATTGGGGGAGCGAAGAGCTCTGCTCCTAACGTGGAGGTCACAGCCAAGGGGCTGAAACAAGTGGCTGAATATGGCGCCAGCAAGAACGTAGTTGTGAACCTGGAGAATGATGATCTGACCAGCGAGGACGCCTTTTTCATCGTGAAGGTCATTGAGAAGGTGAACAGCCCGTGGTTGCGAGCGCTGCCTGACTTCTGCAACTCGATGATGGGAGGCAATGCCGATTTCAATTACAGGGCGGTTGCGGCAATGTTTAAGCACGCCTACAACATTTGTCACGTAAAAGATTCAGAAGTAGGGGACAAGGGGAAGGTTGAGCGGGTGGACGTGCCCAAGACCTTTGGCATCCTGAAGGCGAGCGGGTTTCGCGGATATTGCTCCATGGAGTGGGAAGGCGCGGGCGATCCTTACCATGGAACCCAGCAGTTGATTGCAGCGACACTGAAATATTTGTGA